From the Brassica rapa cultivar Chiifu-401-42 unplaced genomic scaffold, CAAS_Brap_v3.01 Scaffold0113, whole genome shotgun sequence genome, the window CCATCCACCGCCTCTGCCTAAGGTTCAGCTTTGGTTGAGTGAAGATATACTTCAAACTCTTATGATCCGTGAAGACTTGGACCTTGGCACCATAGAGGTAAGATCGCCATATCTTCAACGCAAACACGACAGCAGCCATTTCTAAGTCGTGTGTTGGATATTTTCCTTCGTGTTTCCTCAGTTGTCTAGACGCATACGCGATCACCTTGCCTTGTTGCATCAGAACACACCCAAGTCCAACTTTGGATGCATCTGCGTAGACCACATATGGCTCGTTGTCCATTGGAAGAGCCAATACTGGAGTAGTGGTCAACATCTCCTTGAGTTTGCTGAAACTCACTTCACAGTTTTCTGTCCACACAATTTGAACATCTTTCCCAGTCAACTTTGTCAACGGCTGAGCCATGCTAGAAAATCCCTTAACAAAACGGCGGTAGTATCCAGCCAGTCCGAGAAAACTCCTGATCCCCGTTGGGTTTCTTGGTCTTGACCAGTCCGCAATAGATTTGATCTTTTCTGGGTCGACGGACACTCCCTTGTCCGACACCACATGACCCAAGAAACCAATTTCTTTTTGCCAGAAACTGCATTTGCTAAGCTTGGCGTACAACTTATGTTCCCGCAGTTTATCCAAAACCATCCTCAAGTGTTGCACGTGCTATTTCTGATTCTTTGAGTAGATCAAGATGTCATCTATGAAGACAATAACGAATTCATCCAGGTAGTCTCTACAAACGTTATTCATCATCTTTATAAACGCTGCAGGGGCGTTGGTCAGTCCGAAGGGCATGACCACGAACTCGTAGTGACCATATCTTGATCTGAAAGCTGTCTTACGGATATCCTCCTCAGCAATCGGAATCTGATGGTATCCCGAAGCTAAATCAATCTTTGAGAAACAAGTAGCACCTCGGAGTTGGTCCAATAACTCATTTATCCTTGGGagagggtacttgttcttcactgTGACTCTATTAATCCCCCTGTAGTCGATGCATAGTCTGAAGCTaccatctttcttcttcacgaACAAGACTGGTGCGCCCCAAGGCGAGCTGCTTGGTCGCACAAATCCTTTCTCCACCAACTCATCCAACTGTTTCTTCAGTTCCGACATTTCAGCCGGAGCCATCCGATACGGAGCTTTTGAGATGGGTGTTGTGCCCGGCTCAAGCTCAATCGTGAAAGATCAGAATGGTCTGGTGGTAATCCTGTCAAGGATTCGAACACGTCATCATACTCCTTTACAATCGAAATCCCTTCCAACTCAGCATCAGGTCCGACTTCCACAGTCGTGATTGAAGCCAGATAGGCCTCACACCCTTTTTCCAGCATTCGTTCTGCTTGAAGTGCTGAAATGATCAGACTCCCATTGGTCGGTCTGACCCATTGATAGACAAGCTTTCCATTTCCGATTTCAAACTGAACTAGGCCAAGATGACAATCAAGATGTGCCTTGTATTTACTCAGCCAATCCATTCAAAGGATCACATCGTATGATTTCACTGGGCAAATGACCAAGTCGGCTGGCATGTTCACTCCCCCGATCATCACAGAGACGTTTCGGATTTTTCCTGAAGTGTACATGATCTGACCACCAGCCGTCCGAACCGgtcttacttcttcttcttctttctgaaATTCTCCAATTCCAATCATCTCGGGTTGCACAAAGCagtgagatgcaccagaatcaaacAGAACATGGGCTGCCACTCCACCCATGACTAAGGTCCCAGTGATCGGACGAGACCTGCTTGGGTCCGACGACTCATCACCAATGGTGTACACCCGCGGCATGATGGCCTGCCTCTTCGCAGCCGGCTGAGGCCCATCACTCGGACGCTTTCCAGCAGATTGTGCGTCCTTTGGACACTGATTCTTGAAGTGTCCAGTTTCACCGCAGTTGTAGCACACGCGTTACCCAGTACTCCTGTTCTGGCTCTTCGGCCTTTGGTCTTCTTCAGGACAATCCCGCACCTTATGATCCATACTTCCACAACGGTGACAAGCTCCTGTAGCAGCACGGCACACACCAGAATGCATCTTCCCACAAGTCGAACACGCACTGCGAGTGGTTGCATTCGGCTTGCTGGAAGAGCCAGACTTCACCACCTTTTGATTCTTCCCCGCATGCTTACCAGGATGGACATGCGCCACTGTGCCAAATACTTTGGCTTCCTCATTGATTCCCGCTTCTTGCTCCGCGTCCTTTTCCACCAGTTCGGCCACGGTATCATAGTTATGGATCTTACAACGGGTTCGGAGATCGACCCTAAGTCCGCGCATGAATTTATGGACCAAGGATATCTCAGGCTCTGCCTCACGCCCAGCATACTTCTTGAGGCTGTTGAACTCCACTTCATATTCCCTTACAGACATAGATCCCTGTTCCAGTCTGAGGAAGGCTCCCTCGAGTTGGTCAAATGCTTCCGGCGGAAAGTACTTCGCACGGAACTCGTCCTTAAAGTTGGCCCAGGTGCACTGATCCGCACCAATTCGGGCAGCAACACCGCGCCACCAGGTGTGCGCATCACCATCCAAGTAGTGGACAGCAATGTCCTTCTTGTAGGCAAGAGGACAACTGATCGACATAAAGTTCCGGCCTATCCTGTCAATCCATTGATCGGCTTCCACTAGTTTGGAACCACCCGAAAAGAAATTGGTTCCCAATTTCTGCAACGTGTgcatcttctccatcttgcacCACTTGCTCCGCCTCGTCCACAATAGGTGGAACCACTGGAGGTGCCGCCACAGCAGGCAGCCTTGCCAAGACTTGGTCCAACATAGCCAGCACAGCTTCCAATCCAACAGCTCCAGCAGCAGCACCAGCGGCTGCAGCATTGTTCAAATTTGCTGCATTCTGAGCAGCATTCCGAGCTTCTTCCGTACCAGCTTCATTCCTGGCCACGTTGCTCGCAGACCCCTCACCATTCTCATTCACAGTCCTTCTTGCGTTACGGATACTTTTTGCCATCTTCAATCAGGTCACAGGCAAGTTAGTCAAAACTAACTTGGGATCAGGACACGGAACACATAATTTACCACGAGACGTCAGGCTTGGAAGGATGGTTTGCCCCAATAACCCGCTATACTTTGATTGTCCTAGAACCAACTCCGCTCCGATACCACTTGAAGGGACCCGACCCATTTTTTCGTACCATCAGTACGAGTCTGGTTCGACTTCCTCGATCAGACTTGGGCCGTTTTACTATTTTTCTTTACTTAGAATTATTTCCGAATTTTAGTTCGTTTTCAGACAATCAAGCAAGCATAATAAGATTTGAATAGATTAATTGAGGTTCGAGTTAACAAGTGAGTTTGCTATAAGCTATTACAAGTTAAACTCGTCCTACATCTACCCAAATCCCCCATCCTTCCTTCCTGCCTTAGTCCCGCGGTCAAGCTATGCCTTTACCCTTACAGGCCTGGTCCTGATCTGCATCCAAAACAAGGAGGCATAAGCAACAGTTTGCTTAGTGATGCGGTCATCCCGTCTCACTCAGCCATGTAAAGCAATCGAGTCAATCAATCAGTAAACGGACATGCTTATCATCAGTCAGTTACTTAGCCGACCCAATTGTCCCAAGCCAACGCGCCATCAGATTCAGTCAAGCCCTAGCAGGCCATTACGGCTCTAGGCGCATGATCTGATCCAGATGCGTCGATGGAAGGAACCGACTGTTCGGACCAAGCCAGAACTTAGCAGATAATTCGAATTAGACAAGCAATCAGTACATAGAACATTCCTATCATTCAGACTACGATTCAGTACGATAGGCTACGGTCACGCACTCACCTTTGTCTTAGAGTCGATATGTTCTGTTTGATTCGGTCTCTTCTGACACCTCTTGAGCGGTttctgtgggaaccaaaattcgcactgttgatttccgtttaaataaggaaactaggaaaaccctaatttcccagaggacccagatatctgctaattaccacacgtcaaacAATCAGAACAcaagaataacaacgataaagtaaaagaaatcgaaaaagagagcaaagaagatcttattccgaatttgcgtatgagcgtttacaagaaggtataagcctgggctcgagagctgtcggcgagattcctagttctagtaaccctaagacggctaaatcTAATTGACTCGCAGCTCAAAATAACATAAACGGAAAATtacctaaattgctctaagtgctaagtttgctctgaaaaaagttctctcccatgctcctcgcctaggactccttatatactagctccaaggtcggtttacgcttttattcttctgcccttaagccgtcatagcataaaaatggagatattccatttttcccgatcttcacaattatcttcaaaacttctgtatttatccgcggaaacttgacatttatccttccttgtggaccaagcgtaaaccgtgctgcggtttacgggctttaggttaagaaatcgtaggatgggcctcgagtcgtgttttaggtccctttgggccgtcttccgactcgacacgtttactacgatatCTTTTTGATaaggaacgaactttccgcggtttataatccgcgaagtttgatcgatgagtttcgatagcggaaaacatggattgagcttgctacggtcttcgggagatagcattcgaaggtttgacgagaatgcatggattggtggcgtatcgatgttcggaagggttcaatcgctacacagcgactgAACTTGGCTCGAgcccagtcgctacgtagcgaccgagcgggacgagcgctcggtcgctacgtaacgaccaagctttggcttgagctcggtcgctgtgtagcgaccgagcgggacgaacgctcggtcgctacgtagcgaccgagctttggcttgagctcggtcgctacgtagcaaccgagcgggacgagcgcttggtcgctacgtagcgactgagctttggcttgagctcggtcaatacatagcgaccgagcgggacgatcactcggttaatacgtagcgaccgagcgggacgaacgcttggtcgctacgtagcgaccgagctttggcttgagctcggtcgctgcgtagcgaccgagcgggacgaacgctcggtcgctacgtagcaaccaagctttggcttgagctcggtcgctacgtagcgaccgagcgggacgatcactcagtcaatacgtagcgaccgagctttggctcgagcttggtcgctacgtagcgaccgagctttggcttgagctcggtcgctacctagcgaccgagctttggctcgagctcggttgctacgtagcgaccgagcgggacgagcgctcggttgctacgtagtgaccgagccttgtcctgagctcggtcgctacgtagcaaccgagcgggacgatcgctcggtcgctacgtagcgaccgagcgggacgagtgctcggtcgctacgtagcgaccgagcgggacgagcgctcggttgctacgtagcgaccaagcttgggctcgagctcggccgctacgtagcgaccgagcgggatggacgTTTGGTcactgcgtaacgacctgtttcgagctttcgtcgaacatctcgattctttcttccgtaaagctttttcgtaaggaagaatctatttcgaaaagtactcttcggagaaattcttattttcttcctcggacgttttgaatgttataTTTGTCGTAACTGTTTTTGACCCCATCAGTTAGCctcccagcccgttagagttgtgactctagcgggcggatagatgactttgacaaggttaagcgtattggacgatattcacattttaaactccgcggaaaaaagttgtcgagacaATATTCCGAAcacatacttctataagtagtgagctcttgtcattcattttcttcacaccttcccttctccattccttcaaaaacctctctagtttcataactttcctttcaacatgtcttcctcccaaggtgataagagagattccgacgtcgagatgggcgaggccacttctccggctctggTTCTAACTTCTCCGGCTgaagcgccggcttgtgttgccagtcatctttctttccgagagaaactagttcgtcgccaagccgagaaagaactagctcaatctggctccgagtttccgtcttcttccgcgcaggtcgttgccccgtggcAGGGGACCGAGGTCATGGCTTTTCTTCCGCAAGCCCTACCTGCAGGATCTTCCatgactccgatcctcgtcaacgacaaggagaaggccgctgactctatgcctcctcctccagccagGAAAGAAAtagttctggcattgcgtgctcctagcgctgtcctggctactcagcctaagagtcggaagaggaaacttgccaagagtggtgacggggagacttcgcagcgaggtggatcgagcctagcatcgggacttcgcggaaaggtttgtctcttgtctgaattctcgatcgtcttttgTGCATTCTTTtctcggacttagtcttaagaattttcaccgttcgcagttcatatcgttgatcgatgggatgatcagcgagtgtggttctgagaccagtcgcctttccggagagttggtggagcttcaaggcagatggtctgaaaccgagaccatgttgacggctgtcaaggactctcactctgcgaaagtgtcgaagctcgaggtcgcgataggagagcttgagagggaccttgggaagacggcgagttcttTGCTTAaagaaaagaaggccaggaaggccaaatcctcggaggtgcgtcgactccagcgtcagatcgagagtgacacGGGACTAGcgagccgcgggatccaagaggctacggatgcccttcgtgcggagtttcaagctcgcttggcgaagatttctacttccctgggttccctcgagtgtatccggagcagggacctagctttggcgacgattgagggcgggatggccgtggtttggtcgttccaaagtgagactcccccgaccttggaggccgaagaggcccgactgtccggttgcaagggagatatggcggccgaggatggagatttcagtctcatcctggccgacctgaaatccgcgtgcttccttccgacgtgttcagaagacccagaggggaaagacccgatggtcggagaaaaCGGATGTggcgcggctccaggctcggacgaggcagcgggtgaagagggggcgtgagttctgaggatgacttgggttagatctctttcgagagatttttttttacgtttttatgtttcggccttgaatggccttgtttgtatttcgggactggctgTGTGTGGCTtcgaatccctgccgctccgcggctttctttttatggtACGATAATCGGATGGCGtttttttatgagtttgtgaatagttgggaggaaggtgatgagttgtcgtctcatatccttctttgattgtgaaatgtttcattcgtgatctgtttcgagagttcttccgcgagatgtgaactctgcgggggtgctgaagttgtcgaacataaacatagaggcatggtttaagaatctcttatctttcgatatcatgcctttgagaagttagagaccagtgcgctgggtttaggtcaagacctaggtttactttcggtttaaggattatgcggtgactaaccggctatcgtttttcctgtcgcgatttcttcctgattcgtatcgatgtaaagtccgcgataggttctcggcttatacgacgtttgatacgaatcgagcatctctccggagaccggaagtgctagaccaaaatttcggatttcttttatagcgctattatccttgtgtcggatgtaagagagtcatctccgtgagatggctatgtctgtttaggacgtttgtgagttcgatgtgatcagcatcggacttggtggtgcgtgccgttgttttgaatattttgcgcaaaataagtgttaatgtgtgcatatatatgtcttttttgtGACAGAGGTTTCGTTTGTTCGGAGGAAATAACATAGTaaaagtccatcttctggactgacaaagctcatgagatcctaagtcaatcaaccaaccatcggGTGGAGATgaactgagacccgttatcggttacgatctcgtaaggaactccatgcctacagatgatgtttttccattcgaaattctcgacttggacatcctttatacttgcgtacgagtccgcctctacccattttgagaaaaaatcggtaaggactagaaggaaacgcttttgctttgaattatgcagaggtccgacaatatccatggcccagcgcataaaggggtagggcgatgtgatggaggaaagaacttcggccggttgtcggatggttggtgcatgcctttggcatttttcgcattttcgtgcgaatttctcgcaatctccgatcattgttggccaatagtatccatggcgtttgattttcacggttagtgatcttccgccggaatggttgccacaggagccggaatgtatttcctccattacttttctcgccttttctccttccaggcacgtcatgagtggtccggagaatctccatttgtagatttcgccgtccattGTTACGTAGCGTGTGGCCTGTGTTCGGaccttgcgagctgcccatttttcggccggcagttgcccgtcgacaatgtagtctcgaatcgtctgaagccatggggtatcacagccgtaatcagattgctccgatggtggcggtatcgtaatttcttcttcctcgtcatcttgaccctctatgagattgacgacgattggtggtccgatgctcggatgttcgatgaactcgaccAGAAtcacccttttgagtcctggatcggaacttgatgctagggcc encodes:
- the LOC117129750 gene encoding uncharacterized protein LOC117129750, with amino-acid sequence MLQPLVLLLELLDWKLCWLCWTKSWQGCLLWRHLQWFHLLWTRRSKWCKMEKMHTLQKLGTNFFSGGSKLVEADQWIDRIGRNFMSISCPLAYKKDIAVHYLDGDAHTWWRGVAARIGADQCTWANFKDEFRAKYFPPEAFDQLEGAFLRLEQGSMSVREYEVEFNSLKKYAGREAEPEISLVHKFMRGLRVDLRTRCKIHNYDTVAELVEKDAEQEAGINEEAKVFGTVAHVHPGKHAGKNQKVVKSGSSSKPNATTRSACSTCGKMHSGVCRAATGACHRCGSMDHKVRDCPEEDQRPKSQNRSTG